The following DNA comes from Ignavibacteria bacterium.
AATCAAGACCTTCAGTCGTCTTTAATAAAAATATAATTTCATCAAGAATATGTCTTAGATTTACTTCGTTACGCTTCATACCATTGAACTTCATTTTTAATATATGGAAGTATATATGGGCTTATTCCTTCTTCAGTTAAAAGGTCAACCTTTCTGTTAAAAACCTTCTCTAGTTTAAAAGCAAGTTCGATAAAATTATCAAAAGTCTTTTCTTCGAAATCTACAAGTAAGTCAATATCACTTTTTTTTGAAGATTCATTTCTACCATAAGAGCCAAACAATCCAATTTTCCTTACTCTATACTTTGTTAGCAGGTTTTTATTCCTGTGTAAAATCTTAA
Coding sequences within:
- a CDS encoding nucleotidyltransferase family protein, translated to MKKNLSSRDIFKILHRNKNLLTKYRVRKIGLFGSYGRNESSKKSDIDLLVDFEEKTFDNFIELAFKLEKVFNRKVDLLTEEGISPYILPYIKNEVQWYEA